In Isosphaera pallida ATCC 43644, the sequence CTTGGAGGCGATGAATCGCTGGATTCAGGATCCGCGTGGGTTTTTGCCCATGCTCCGCGAAGCCCGCGCCTTGTTGTCCCGGCGGTTGGATCAGAATCTGGAGGATAGCGGTCTGACCAACGTGGAGGGTCGCGGCGGGGCGAACGCCTCGTTGAGATTCCCGTCCTCGGATTCTCCCCGAAGCGAGTTGGATCGAACCGATTCGACACCATCTCCTTCAAGCACCAAGTCGTCAGGCCAAAACGCGCGACCGCCCACCAGCGGCAAGTCCGGTCTGCCCTGGGCACGCGCGTCGTCAACCTCCACGCGGGGAAGCCCTCGTCCGCTGGACGCCCCGCGGTTGGAAGATCGAACCGTGCTCGACATGCCCACGCCCATCCTCACGCCGTCGTCCTCGGCCCGGGAGGCACAGGGACCCGTCGGCACGCGCTGGATCGACGAGGCGGCCAGCTCTAACGCGGACAGGCTCGCTTCCAGCTCGCCCCGGAGCCGTCGCTTCAGAATTTTGGTGATCGACAACGATCCGGAACATCTCGCCATTCTCAAGTACTACTTGGAACGACGCGGCTTTCACGTCCAAACCGCGGTCAATGGGTTGGAAGCCCAGGACCGGGTCCAGAAAACCGAGTTCGATTTGGTGCTGCTGGATCTGCTCATGTCGCCGCTGGATGGGGCCGCCACCTTGAAGCGGTTGCGGGATCTGGGCCAGCGGATGCCCGCGCTGGCGATGACAACCCGTTGCGACCCCCACGAAGAGGACCACGCGCAAAGTCAGGGATTCGATGGTCTACTTGTCAAACCAATCGATATCTATCGTTTTGAAAAGCTCTTGAAACAGTTTGGTCTAACCGGGACCATCTGCCAATCCCCGATACCTCCACGCTCCCCCGACCTTGGTCTCGATTCTGCCACAACGCCCGAACCGCGTCAGGGAGGGGATGGGGAGCGGGCGCGGAGACGTTACACCGAACTCCTTTGCGAACGCGCGCAAAGTCTTGCTGAGGCGATCGCGGCCGATCGACTTGATGTGATCGAACACATCGCTCATTTGACGCGCGGATCCGCCGCGCTCTACGGCATGGACCACCTAGGCCAAGCGGCCGAGTGGGCCGAGACCGCCCTGAAGAGTCAGGGCGGTTGGAATTCTAGCCAAATCCGTGGAGCAATCGAAGAATTTCGCCTCCAACTCGAGCGGACGATCCAATCGCTGCGACACCAGGTCGAGATTGGCTAGCAATCGGTACAACGATTGCATTTTTACTCATCTACACACTCGCTCAAGGCATGTGTAGTTGAAGGTTTAGCGTGTCAGCGCTGGGTGGAGAGGCAATGGGACAGGGGTCACCAAGCCGGAGGCTCCCACAGCGTCCTGAGTGGCCGCGATGATCGCCGAGGCTTGAGGACGGCCCGGCTGAGCCTGAGGCTTACGGTTGGTCTGGATCAGGCTTGCAATCTGATGACGCGCTGCCAGAGGGAGGTCGGTTTGCTTCATGATCGCCGCCTGAGCCCAGTCGGGATGCCGCTCGATCAAGCGACCCAGCACCGAGATGAACCAGCCGGCTTCCTGAACCTGATCATTGAGCAATCCCTCGATAATTGGGCGGGCAACTCGGGCGATCGCTTTCCAGCCCCGCGAGTCGATCTTGACGAACACCTCCACGTCATGACGGATATGGTCCCGTTGCGCGGCATCCCGAAGATACTCAGTGCGAAGGATCAGCACCACGCGGGCGTCGAGCTTGACCGCTTCGTTTGGGCCCACGTGATTGAGATGACTGTGCAGAATATGCAGGTTGGGAGTGGCTAGAACATAGTCCCAAACCGCTGTGGTCCCCTGACCGTCGTTACCTTGGAAGCGAGCCGGGCCGATCCGTCGCAGCCACGCTTGCGTTCCCCCGAGGTCGCGCCAAAGACCTAGCGTCAAAACCGGCTCGTTGACCAAAGCCAGATACAACCGGGGATCACACTCGAACAGCTCGGCGGGGCTGCGGCGGTGAAAGTGGGCCGACCGCATCACTTCGATCAGGCCATCCCGCCATTCCGGAGCGATTGAAGCCCAGGGAAGACTCGCCAGGGTCGCCTCAACGTCGAACGACTTGGCGGCGTTGGCCCACGCCAACGAGGGAATCCCCCCCACCAGCATCGTGGCTAGACACACCGCCAACCAACTCCGGCAACCGCGTCTCCACACGGTGGACTTCGCGCCAACCAGACGCGGCCCGCGTGACCCAACCGGTTGGAGTCGTCGACCGAGATCATCGCCGAGGTCACGGCTCGCCCGACGACTCCATGCCGACCGCGTTCGAGTTTGACTCGACGCCATCGCCTTTCCTCCTTGCGTCGCTTCGCCGACCATCCAGGTCCGCCGAGTCACCCGAGATCCGACGCACTCGTGTGACATTTCCTCATTTCGGCGGCTTACCTGGTTTAAACCGACGTCAACCCATCGGGTTGGCTGGAGTCTGCAAGGGTCCGATCGGATAGGAGGGATGCACCGATTAGGTCGAGGCACGTTTTGACCAAATCGCTTGAACCATTCGAGATCAACCAGAGGGAGTGAGAGGGAGGGCCTCTAAGTGCGGTTTGGCGCGACGAATCGGTTGAAAGGAGGGGAACCGCCTGAGAATCGGGGTTGCGGACTTGAGGGAATTTCTTACGATGCCCGCCGATTCAGGATGAGGAGGAGTTGGCGTCGCCGCGAACCAGTTCCGTTTCATCCGTGTGAGCGAGCGGTTCCCCAAGAGGGGTGGGAACGCGGGCAGGACCGTCGGATTCGACGAGTGGATTAACGTACCCAGGAGTGAGGAATCACCAAGATGAGCGAAGGAACGCGACCCGCGGGAGGGGGACGATGGGCTGCCTGGGGCCTGGCCGCTTGCGGGATGATTGGTTGGGGAGGATGCGGATCGTCAGATCCGGCGACCACCGACCCGCGACTCCACGTCCAAACCACCGCCCCTAGCGCCGCGGTTGCCCACGCCGGAACCACCCCGGCATCCACCGGCCCGCTGGCGAGTCGGCCCGACGCCACGCCGCTGGAGCGAGGCGACAACCAGGCGATTCAACAGGAACTAGCTCGACTCAAAGCCAAGTCCGCCTCGAGCGATCGACCGGTTCTCTTCGAGACCGAGGTCGCTCAACTGGTCGCCATCCTCAACCAACTCGTCGTGGGGTTCCCACACGCCGACGAGGAGACCCGTTCGGCGATCGTCGGCTTAGCACGCGACCTGTTGATCCGTCTCGGCGCGACTGACGCCCCGCCCGATTGGGCCTCCGCCATCAAACCGATCGGGGCGGTTTATCACGCCGGTTTGGTCAGTCCCTCACGCCAAGTCCGCTACGCCACCGTCGCCTCCACCGGACTCTGCTGGGAATGGTATCCCGGACGTACCCCGCTGCCGATCGAGGAGCGAATCCTCAACGACTGGAAACAGACGCTCTACGACCAAGTAATTCAATGTCTCAAAGATGAGGATCCATTGGTCCGTGTGGCAGCGGTGGCGACCCTCTCGACGCTGCCGATTGACTCGTTGGCCGCTCCGGCACTGGAATTGCTGGGCGACCCCGAAATCGCCGTCCGCTGCCAGGTGCTTCTCAGTTTCGCTCAGCGCGAGAGCTTACTCATTCCTGAACAAGTCTTACCTTTGTTGCACAGCGACCCTGAGGTGGCGATTCAAGCGCGTCGGACCTTGACCCAGATGGGGCTGTCCGAAGCGCAGATTCAACTGGGCGGCTTGGCGTACCATCCTCAGGCGTCGCAACGTCTTCGGGGTCTGGACCTGGTGGCCACTGGCGCGTTGGGCGATTCAGGTGATCCCGAGGTCTGGTTGCTGCGGTTTTCCCGTGACCCTGAGGCGATGGTGAGGCTAAGGGTTGTGGAGCTTCTCAGCGGTCCCGACCCGGTGGTGACTTGGCGGCCCGGTTCGGAGTTGGCCCGTCGTCTCGACGAGATGGCGATGATCGATCCGGCCCGCGAAGTTCGCGCCGCGGCCCGCGATTTGGTGGCGGCCCGCAAGACGGCTGCGACTGACGAGGACGCCACCGCCTGGTTGCCTCCTTTGCCGGGTGATCGCCGTTTCAATCCCATCGCCAACTGAGCGTCGGTTGGTCGATATGTTCCGAGATGGAACCGTGGATCGGACTGGGTCAGGTTGAGTTGGGTCCCTCGCTTCATGAGTCGCTCCCGGATGGTTGTCCCTCCACCTTGCGAGTTGAGGAAGACGAGTGCGAGTGCTACGGAGTCGGTGCCGTCCTCCTGGGTGGGGGGCGGTGTCGAAACCGAGGTGTGTCTTGCCGCGGAACCACGGAGCGGAGCGGAGGCGTGGAGCCGCAACGTCGGGCTTGGGGCGATCGTGGCGGCATGTTTGACCGGGTGGGGGATGGTCTGGATTCTGGCCGACCGCGTCTCGGCCACTTACGACGAAGTGGCCTATCAAGATCAAGCTGCGCGTTGGTGGCGAACTGGCGAGGACGAGACGATAAGCCGGATGGGTTCGCCGGTCACGTTTTGGAAGCTCCAGCAAACCGTCCCCCTGGCCATCTTCGACCTGGTGGGGCTTGATTGTTGGATTGACCAACCCGCGCAGCATCGGGCCGAATCCTTGCCCTGGCTCCGACGAGCCTCGGGCGTCTTCCTGGCGCTGACGGCGGCGTTGACTGGCGTATGGGCTTGGCGGATCGCCGGGCCGATTGCGGGCGGGTTCGCGGCCTGGATGACCGTGCTTAGCCCCAATCTGCTGGCTCATGGCGGACTCATTACGATGGAGTCGCCCCTGACGGCCGCCTCGGCCGTGGTCTTCTGGACCGCTTGGGAGGCGCTGAGGGCGCGGAACCAAGGCCGTGCGGCGGCAGCGCGGCGTTGGTGGTTGGCGACCGGGTTGAGTGTGGGGCTGGCCTTTTCACTGAAGTTCACCGCCTTATTGTATCCGTGGCTGGTCGCGGGCTGTGGTTGGGTCGTCGAGCTTCGTCGGGGGGAGGTGGCGGCAGCGGCATGGCGCGCGTTGGCGCGCGGGTTGGGGTTGATGATGAGCCTGGTGTTGGTAAATCTCTTGTTGACCGGCGGGGCGACCCTGGTTCCCAGTCGTCATCAGGGCGCGCATCCCGTGTTGGAGCGGTTGCCCGAACCGGCGCGGCGTGGGGTCGGTTGGTTAATCGAACGGCCCTGGCCGCGGGATTGGGCCGCCTTGGCCATTCAGCTTCAACATCAACGCGGCGGTGGTCCCAGCTACCTTCTGGGAGAAGTGCGCGACCGGGGTTGGCGGGAGTATTATCTCCTCGCCTTGGTGGTGAAAATGCCACTAGCGGTTTGGGGACTCTTGGCGGCCCGCGCCTGGTGGTCGTGGGTCGAGTGGCGGGAGTCAACGCAGGGACGAACTCAAGCTGATCTGTTTGCACCTTTGGTTGTGATGGGATTCTTGGCGATCGCGTCGTTGGGTTCGAGCCGCAACTACGGGATGCGTTACGTGTTGCCGGTGGCTCCCGCGGCGATTGTCTGGGTGGCGGGTCTTCTTAGGGCGAGCCGCCCGCTGGGTGGGGGGCGTCTTGGGCGGGCGGCAGGGTTGGCCGGACTCACGGCGTTGGCCAGCGCGACCGCCTCCTGTCTGCCCTATCCACTGACTTTTTTCAATACGTTGGCGGGCGGCGTCTCGGGTGGGGCGTGGTGGTTGGCCGACTCCAACCTAGATTGGGGACAAGGGGCGCGGCCATTGGCGGAGTGTCAAGCACAACGGCCCGAATTGACCGACTTGACCCTGTTCGCTTTTGGCGACGCCGACCCGGCCGAATTCGGTGTGGTGGGCGTGATTCATCTGATCGACGCCCACGGATTCAAACGGATCGACGGACGCTTGGTCGATCGGGGTCCTCAAGCCGGTGCCTCCCGCCAGTGCCTCCCCCGTCCCGAATTCAGCGCCACCCGATACGTGGCGGTTTCGCTCTCGCTTTCGCACGGCCCTTGGGGACCGCCCGGTTGGTTCGCGGTGGTCCGACAGGTCCAACCGATCGCCGTCACCCCCGACGGCTCGATCTGGATTTACGAAACCCAGGCGGTTCGACAGGCGGCTCAATCCCAGACCAACTCGAACTAGGCTCCTCTGACAATCATCCAGGTCATTCGATCATCCCCAACTCCAATGGGGTCGGGCATAATCGGGACACCCACCATCGGGGCGACTTGTCAGGACAGCCTAGGAAACGTAGTCAATCAACTGCGCGATGCGGCCCCGCAGGTCGTGACGGTGAACAATTTGGTCAATGAATCCATGCTTGAGTAAGAATTCGCTGGTTTGGAATCCTTCGGGCAGCTTGACCCCAACGGTTTGCGCGATGACTCGGGGACCGGCGAAACCGATCAGCGCTTTGGGTTCAGCGAGGATGATGTCGCCCAGGGAGGCGAAGCTGGCGGCGACCCCGCCCATGGTAGGGTTGGTGAGCACCGAGATATGGAGTTGACCGGCCTGGTGGTGACGGCCCAGCGCGGCGGAGACTTTGGCCATTTGCATCAGCGACAAAATCCCTTCGTGCATCCGCGCGCCGCCGCCAGAGCCGGAGACGATCACAATTGGCAGCCGCTCGCGGGTGGCTTGTTCGATAGCGCGGGTCAGTTTTTCGCCGACGACCGAGCCCATGCTGCCCATGATGAAGTTGGAGTCGGTCACGGCCAGGACCAGCCGGATGCCTTTGACGAAGCCTTGGCCGACCAGACAGGCTTCGCGTAGGCCGGTGCGCTTCTGTTCGGCGGCGATCCGTTCGGGGTAGGGGCGGCGGTCGTTGAAACCGAGAGGGTCGTCGGGCAACAGGTCGGCGTGCCATTCCTCGAAGGTGTCGGGGTCGAGCAGTTGGCGAATCCGTTCCCGGGCCGAGATGGTGAAGTGGTGGCCGCAGGCTGGGCAGACTCCAAGGGCGCGTTCCACGTCGCGGCGGAACAGCGTCGCGCGGCAGGCGTCGCAACGCATCCAAATCCCTTCAGGAACGCCCCGCTTGCGCGTCACCGCGTCGTTGGAAGGGCTGGGGGAAACCGCGCCACTCATGCTGACCACTCCCTGATCCGCCTCTGCGAAGCCACCGCGCCGCGGAGGGGGTTTCGGATGTTTTGGCCGATTCGTCAAGCCCGGTTGGCTGGAACCCGGCCGGGTCGGAGTCGGACTCGGTCCGGGTCTAAGCCATCAAGTTTAGCTGGCCCAGCCGTTGCGGCACAACTGGGGATCGACCGCGATGGTCTCGAAGGTGGCCGTGGGCGGGGTTTCCTCGAGTTGGATGTCACCAGTTTGACGCAGGTGACAGGCGACGATTCGGGCCAGCGGTTCGGGCACGATCAAGCCGAAGGTTTCGTCCCGATGCCGCTTGAGGATCGGTTTGAGGGCGGTTTTGAGACGTTCCCGGGCTTGGTCGATGGTTTCGCCCTGGGGGGGACAGACTGTGTCGGGCGCTTCGACCCACTGGCGGAAGACACGGGCATGGCGGCGTTTGATCTCGTCGATGCACAAGCCTTGCCACAAGCCCTGATCTAGATTGTGCAGCTCCTCGATTAGCCGCGGTTTGAGCGCCAGTCGTGGCCCGAGGATGGCGGCGGTTTGCTCGACCGAATCGCCGGGACCGTAGTATAGGGCGGTCAGGCGACGCTCGGTCAGCCGTTCGGCCAGGTCTTCGACCTGACGGCGGCCCTGATCGCTCAGGGGGATGTCCAAAACGCCCTGGATGCGGTGCTGCTCGTCGTAGAGCGTCGCTCCGGGGCGGATGAGAATCACCTCGGTCATTCGGAAACCGGTCTGCCCGCGATTGTGGATCGACTCGGCCTCGACGGGGAAAAGAACAGCCCGCGCCGTCGGTCCCGTCGCGTTGACGGGAACGGCCGGGATGAGGGGTCAGAGGGGGTCAGTCCGCCTCCGAGTCCCAAGGAGAGGAGATGGGTTGACTTGGCGAAGTCGCTGGTTCAGGTCGGACCAGGCCACTTCCAGTTGGTCGTCGGCTCGGAAGAAGGCTGAACCGATCACCAATTGATCGACCCCCGTGGCCACAGCGGCGGCCAGGGTATCCGGGCCGATTCCGCCATCGATCGCCACCCGCAGGCCGGGACGCGCTTGCTTGAGCGCCGCGACCTTGGACAACACCGAGGGGTCGAACACCTGGCCGCCAAAGCCCGGCATCACGCTCATCACCAGCGCCGAGTCGAGCAAAGCCAGCCAGGATGGGACCGGATCGAGCCGCAACAGGGTTGGTGGGTTGACCGCGATCCCCGCGCGTAGCCCCCGCGCTTTGATCCGTTCCAGCACTGGCCACGGTTGTTCGACCGCTTCCAGATGAACCACGAGGGTATCGCAACCGGCGTCGGCGAACGGGTCGATCCAACGTTCGGGTTCGACGATCATCAAATGGGCGTCGAATACCAGATGGGTCGCCTCGCGCCAACGGGCGATTACGGGGGGACCGTAGGTCAGATTCGGCACGAAACGTCCATCCATGACGTCGAGGTGGACCGCCTGAACACCAATGCGGGCGATGCGGTCCAGCACGTCGCGCATCCTCCCAAAGTCGCAGGCCAGCAGCGACGGGGTAATGAACGGCCCGGATTGGTCCAGGCCATCCCAGACGGTCAGACGGGAGCCGCGATCCGAAGTCGCCGAAGGTGACACGGTCCAGCGTCCTGAAGGGGCAAAGCAGTGTAGAGGGAAACCAGAGCCACGACGCAGTCGAGAGGCAAGCGTCCGTTGACGATCTTCCGGCTTGAAGGCCAACTGGGGACCCTCTCTCATGCGGGGCGTGAGGGAGACAAAGTCCGGTTTGACGTTCGAGCGGACAGCGCAACGGCTCAGTTGAGATCGGGAATGATTGCCAGGGAGTTGAAGGTTTTTCCTTCCAGAGACTCCAGGAATGCGCCTCCGCCGGTGGAGACGTGGGTGACCTTGTCGGCCAAGCCGAACTGCTCGATCGCCTCGGCGGTTTCGCCGCCGCCGACGACGGTGATGGCGGGCGACTCGGCCAGGGCGCGGGCGATGGCCAGGGTCCCGTCGCGGAACGGCTCATCCTCGAACTTGCCGACCGGGCCGTTCCAAACGACCGTGCCGGCGGTCTTGATCAGGTCGGCGTAGATCGCAGCAGTTTTGGGCCCGATGTCGATGCCTCCCCAACCCTCGGGCAGATCGTGGCCGTCGATTGTCTGAACCGTTCCCGGCGGGCTGACCGAATCGGTCACGCGCACATCGACCGGCAACATCAGCTTATCGCCAGCCTTCTCCATCAGCATTCGGGCCAGGTCGAGCTTGTCGGGTTCTGAGCGGCTGGTGCCGATTGCGTGACCTTTGGCCTGAAGGAAAGTGTAGGTCATCGCGCCGCCGATCAAGAGCCGATCCACCTTGGCTAGCAAATTTTCGATCACTTGAATTTTGTCGGAGACCTTGGCCCCGCCCATGATTGCCAGCATGGGCCGCTTGGGTTCGCCCAGCAGGGTTTGGAGGATGTCCAGTTCCTTTTCGACCAGGAAGCCGATGGCTCGACGCTCGGCCGGGAAGGCCGAGGGAACCGCGACCATCGAGGCTTCGTCGCGGTGGCAGGTGCCGAAGGCGTCGTTGACATAGGCGTCGGCGAGGCTGGCGAGTTGCCGGGCGAACTCGGGATCACCCTTTTTCTCACCCGGGTGGAACCGCACATTCTCTAGCATCACAATGCCGCCCGGCTTAAGGTTGGCGCGGGCCGCCTGGGCCGAGGGGCCCACCACGTCGTCGGCCTTGACCACGGGGCGACCGATCAATTCCTCCAGGCGGCGCGCCACTGGGTCCATGCGGAACTTGGCGTCCTCCTCCGGCTTGCCGGTGGGGCGTCCCAAATGACTAACCAACACCAGCGCCGCGCCGTGGTCCAGCGCATATTGCAGGGTCGGCAGCGCCGAACGGATCCGGCGGTCGTCGGCCACCGCGCCGTCGGCCTTCTGGGGCACGTTAAAATCCACCCGAACCAACACCGTCGCGCCGTCGAGCTTCAGATCGCGGATCGTCTGTTTTTTGGACACCGGTGACTCCCTCGATGAAACACATCTCACAATTCAAGTAGCGATTCACAAGTTTAACAATCGTCGCGCTCGACCTGGGTAGGTCGAGGACGCGACGATTCGCAGTGGGTCGGAGAGTTGGAGAGATTGGGTTGAATTCGACGTTGGAGCGGGTTGAGTGACCAAGGTCAATCGAGTCGGGCCAGGCGTTCGATCAGGTCCACGGTGCGGCAGGAGTAGCCCCACTCGTTGTCGTACCAGGCAACGCACTTGGCGAGGTTGCCGTCGATAACCATGGTTTGCGGGGCGGCGAAAATGCTGGAGTGGGGGTTGCCGATGATGTCGCTGGAGACCAGGGGGTCTTCGGAGTATTCCAGGATGCCTTTGAGCGGCCCTTCGGCGGCCGCCTTCATCGCGGCGTTAATCTCTTCCTTGGTGGCCGACTTTTTGAGGACGGCGGTCAGGTCAGTGACGCTGCCGTCGGGCACGGGCACACGCAGGGCGAAGCCGGTCAGTTTGCCCTTGAGCGCGGGAATCACTTCGCCGACAGCCTTGGCCGCGCCGGTGGAGGAAGGGATGATGTTGATCGCCGCGGCCCGCGCCCGGTACGGGTCGGAGTGGATTTGGTCAGCCACCCGCTGGTCGTTGGTGTAGGCGTGGCAGGTCGTCATGAGCCCTTTCTCGATGCCAAAGGTGTCATGAAGCACCTTGGCCATCGGTGCCAAGCAGTTGGTGGTGCAGGAGGCGTTGGAGTAGATACGGAACTCCGGCTTGATTTGCTCCTCGTTGACCCCCATGACCACGGTGGCGTCGATCGCGTCCTTGGCCGGGGCGGTTAGCACCACCCGCTGCGCTCCGGCGTCGAGATGTTTTTGCAGCCCAGCCCGGTTGGTGAAAATACCGGTGGCCTCCACGGCGATCCGGCAGCCCAAGTCTTTCCAGGGCAGATTAGCCGGGTCCTTTTCCTGAGTGATTTTGATCGTTTTACCATTGATGATCAAAGCGCCTTCGGCCGCTTCGACCGTTCCTTTGAACTTGCCGTGAACGCTGTCGTATTTGAGCAGAAAGGCCAGATTTTTTGGGTCGGAGAGATCGTTGATCGCCACGACTTCGAAGTCCGCGCTGCGTTCGGCCAGCACGCGGAACACCAGTCGGCCGATCCGACCAAACCCATTGATACCCACTTTCACCGCCATGAAGAAGACTCCCAGGGTGGATGGCGTTTGAAGAACAGTCGTATTCTATCGCTTGCTCCACCGACCTGCAACCACACCCCAACTAGCGCCGCGGGGCGTTTCTCCTTGGCACTTCGCGTCCAAAGACTCGTGGCAATTTTTCACAATGGTTGACCCGAAGGAACAAGTCGTCGCGTAACCAAGAAGGAGAGGAACTCACTCCTCTGCCTCGGTTGTGTTCAATTCTAAGGGGTGGAACCACCATGTGTTTCCGAATTCGTTCGTACTCCCCCAATCGGAACGGTGGCGGTCTTCATTAGGCGGCCAATTAAGATAATCATAAATGCAAGAGTCAGCCGGTGGAGACGCTTTGTGTTGTGGGGTGGGGGCGCTTCGTGTTATGGAATTGAGAAGGAGAGTTGGTCATGAATCCGGTCGAGATGTCATCCAAGTTGGAGTTGCGGGCCTCGTTGGGGAGACGCGATTCGCTCCGATCGACTCCGGCGGCGGGGAGCCGGGTACCCGATCCGGTGGATTTTCCCTACCACGGTTCTTGGTTCGAGAAATTAGTGTTTCTGGTTCGGGTTGCGGTTTTGGCTCCTTCCACCCACAACAGCCAGCCGTGGCGGTTTCATGTGGAGGATCATCGCATCGACCTCTTGGTGGATGAGTCTCGGCGCTTGCCGGTAGCCGATCCCGATGGCCGCGAGTTGTACTTGAGCCTGGGATGCGCGTTGGAGAATCTGCTGGTCGCCGCCGAGCGATTCGATCTCTCGTATGTGTACGAGTTGATCCCTGTTCCGGATGAACCGTCGTTAGCGGCGCGGGTGTTGTTCGGCACGGTCGGTCAACCGACCACGTTCCGCGATCGACGGCTTTACGACGTGGTAGGGGATCGCCATACCCATCATGGACCGTTCGAGGATCGGCCAATTCCCGCCGACCTGGTGGAGACGTGGAAAAGTTTGGTGGTGGAGCCGGGGATCGACCTTTGGTTGATCGAGAGTCGGCGGTTGCGCGACCGTTTGAGCCTGTTGGCGGAGCGGGCCGATCAGGCCGAGTTCGCAGACCCCGAGTTTCGTCGCGAATTGGCCGACGCGGTGGGACGCGGCGACTTCGGCGATACCTGGCCCATGAACTGGATCGGTCAGTGGGCGATTCGTCACTTTGATCTGGGAGGAACGTTGGGTCGCAA encodes:
- the accD gene encoding acetyl-CoA carboxylase, carboxyltransferase subunit beta, with product MSGAVSPSPSNDAVTRKRGVPEGIWMRCDACRATLFRRDVERALGVCPACGHHFTISARERIRQLLDPDTFEEWHADLLPDDPLGFNDRRPYPERIAAEQKRTGLREACLVGQGFVKGIRLVLAVTDSNFIMGSMGSVVGEKLTRAIEQATRERLPIVIVSGSGGGARMHEGILSLMQMAKVSAALGRHHQAGQLHISVLTNPTMGGVAASFASLGDIILAEPKALIGFAGPRVIAQTVGVKLPEGFQTSEFLLKHGFIDQIVHRHDLRGRIAQLIDYVS
- a CDS encoding HEAT domain-containing protein, translated to MSEGTRPAGGGRWAAWGLAACGMIGWGGCGSSDPATTDPRLHVQTTAPSAAVAHAGTTPASTGPLASRPDATPLERGDNQAIQQELARLKAKSASSDRPVLFETEVAQLVAILNQLVVGFPHADEETRSAIVGLARDLLIRLGATDAPPDWASAIKPIGAVYHAGLVSPSRQVRYATVASTGLCWEWYPGRTPLPIEERILNDWKQTLYDQVIQCLKDEDPLVRVAAVATLSTLPIDSLAAPALELLGDPEIAVRCQVLLSFAQRESLLIPEQVLPLLHSDPEVAIQARRTLTQMGLSEAQIQLGGLAYHPQASQRLRGLDLVATGALGDSGDPEVWLLRFSRDPEAMVRLRVVELLSGPDPVVTWRPGSELARRLDEMAMIDPAREVRAAARDLVAARKTAATDEDATAWLPPLPGDRRFNPIAN
- a CDS encoding ribulose-phosphate 3-epimerase; translation: MSPSATSDRGSRLTVWDGLDQSGPFITPSLLACDFGRMRDVLDRIARIGVQAVHLDVMDGRFVPNLTYGPPVIARWREATHLVFDAHLMIVEPERWIDPFADAGCDTLVVHLEAVEQPWPVLERIKARGLRAGIAVNPPTLLRLDPVPSWLALLDSALVMSVMPGFGGQVFDPSVLSKVAALKQARPGLRVAIDGGIGPDTLAAAVATGVDQLVIGSAFFRADDQLEVAWSDLNQRLRQVNPSPLLGTRRRTDPL
- a CDS encoding phosphoglycerate kinase is translated as MSKKQTIRDLKLDGATVLVRVDFNVPQKADGAVADDRRIRSALPTLQYALDHGAALVLVSHLGRPTGKPEEDAKFRMDPVARRLEELIGRPVVKADDVVGPSAQAARANLKPGGIVMLENVRFHPGEKKGDPEFARQLASLADAYVNDAFGTCHRDEASMVAVPSAFPAERRAIGFLVEKELDILQTLLGEPKRPMLAIMGGAKVSDKIQVIENLLAKVDRLLIGGAMTYTFLQAKGHAIGTSRSEPDKLDLARMLMEKAGDKLMLPVDVRVTDSVSPPGTVQTIDGHDLPEGWGGIDIGPKTAAIYADLIKTAGTVVWNGPVGKFEDEPFRDGTLAIARALAESPAITVVGGGETAEAIEQFGLADKVTHVSTGGGAFLESLEGKTFNSLAIIPDLN
- a CDS encoding response regulator, which encodes MSDSLQPGPWFVPITLFLLGVAVGWVLAWLTRPRPRTRESRLSFHGLTRREGRDLESFLARTEREAARLGDSPLEAMNRWIQDPRGFLPMLREARALLSRRLDQNLEDSGLTNVEGRGGANASLRFPSSDSPRSELDRTDSTPSPSSTKSSGQNARPPTSGKSGLPWARASSTSTRGSPRPLDAPRLEDRTVLDMPTPILTPSSSAREAQGPVGTRWIDEAASSNADRLASSSPRSRRFRILVIDNDPEHLAILKYYLERRGFHVQTAVNGLEAQDRVQKTEFDLVLLDLLMSPLDGAATLKRLRDLGQRMPALAMTTRCDPHEEDHAQSQGFDGLLVKPIDIYRFEKLLKQFGLTGTICQSPIPPRSPDLGLDSATTPEPRQGGDGERARRRYTELLCERAQSLAEAIAADRLDVIEHIAHLTRGSAALYGMDHLGQAAEWAETALKSQGGWNSSQIRGAIEEFRLQLERTIQSLRHQVEIG
- a CDS encoding phospholipid carrier-dependent glycosyltransferase; protein product: MPSSWVGGGVETEVCLAAEPRSGAEAWSRNVGLGAIVAACLTGWGMVWILADRVSATYDEVAYQDQAARWWRTGEDETISRMGSPVTFWKLQQTVPLAIFDLVGLDCWIDQPAQHRAESLPWLRRASGVFLALTAALTGVWAWRIAGPIAGGFAAWMTVLSPNLLAHGGLITMESPLTAASAVVFWTAWEALRARNQGRAAAARRWWLATGLSVGLAFSLKFTALLYPWLVAGCGWVVELRRGEVAAAAWRALARGLGLMMSLVLVNLLLTGGATLVPSRHQGAHPVLERLPEPARRGVGWLIERPWPRDWAALAIQLQHQRGGGPSYLLGEVRDRGWREYYLLALVVKMPLAVWGLLAARAWWSWVEWRESTQGRTQADLFAPLVVMGFLAIASLGSSRNYGMRYVLPVAPAAIVWVAGLLRASRPLGGGRLGRAAGLAGLTALASATASCLPYPLTFFNTLAGGVSGGAWWLADSNLDWGQGARPLAECQAQRPELTDLTLFAFGDADPAEFGVVGVIHLIDAHGFKRIDGRLVDRGPQAGASRQCLPRPEFSATRYVAVSLSLSHGPWGPPGWFAVVRQVQPIAVTPDGSIWIYETQAVRQAAQSQTNSN
- the gap gene encoding type I glyceraldehyde-3-phosphate dehydrogenase translates to MAVKVGINGFGRIGRLVFRVLAERSADFEVVAINDLSDPKNLAFLLKYDSVHGKFKGTVEAAEGALIINGKTIKITQEKDPANLPWKDLGCRIAVEATGIFTNRAGLQKHLDAGAQRVVLTAPAKDAIDATVVMGVNEEQIKPEFRIYSNASCTTNCLAPMAKVLHDTFGIEKGLMTTCHAYTNDQRVADQIHSDPYRARAAAINIIPSSTGAAKAVGEVIPALKGKLTGFALRVPVPDGSVTDLTAVLKKSATKEEINAAMKAAAEGPLKGILEYSEDPLVSSDIIGNPHSSIFAAPQTMVIDGNLAKCVAWYDNEWGYSCRTVDLIERLARLD
- a CDS encoding histidine phosphatase family protein, with the protein product MTEVILIRPGATLYDEQHRIQGVLDIPLSDQGRRQVEDLAERLTERRLTALYYGPGDSVEQTAAILGPRLALKPRLIEELHNLDQGLWQGLCIDEIKRRHARVFRQWVEAPDTVCPPQGETIDQARERLKTALKPILKRHRDETFGLIVPEPLARIVACHLRQTGDIQLEETPPTATFETIAVDPQLCRNGWAS